The DNA region ctattctggctggcaatcagtgactagtgatgtgcctcagggatctgtgttgggaccacaattacaTTTTATCTAGATGATTTGGAGTTCAGAACCATGTGTACGGTGtcaaaatttgccgatgacacttaagatgaatggcagaacaaagcGTGCAATGGAATTTtgtagaggaacatagatacattgagtgagtgggcaaaggcccAGAAGATGGAACACAATGctagtaaatgtgaagttatacattttggtaggagtaatttggtagattattacttgaatggtaaaatgttgcagcatgctgatttgcagagggacctggatgtccttgcgcatgaattgcaaaaggttggtctgcaggtacataaagtaattaggaaggcaaatggaattttgtctttcattgctaaaggggttgagtttaaaaagcagagaggtaatgttacagctgtacaaggtgctgttgagaccacacctgaagtactgtgtgcagatttggtctccttacttagaaaggatgtactggcactggaggcgtgcacaggagattcactaggTTAATTCCGGAGTTGtggaggttggcttatgaggacagGCTGAGTAGAttgagattatattcattggaattcagaagaatgaaggaggCTCTTATAAAAACAGAATTATGAAGACAatcaataaaatagaaatagataggatgtttccactgatagatgaaactagaacaagagggcatagcctcaagattagaggaagcaggtttagaactaAACTAAGAaagaacttcttcatccagaggattGTTAATCTGTGGAGCTCCCTAGTCTtcatcttccatcccaccaacctcagtaTACATCGCACCATCCTTTGCCATTCCCCACCATCTACAAATGGACCCAACCACCAGAGATatctttccttccccacccctatccgctttccataCAGACCATTCCCTTTGCGACACTCTTGTCAGGTCCCCACAGGCACCCTCCCCTCCTGCCACCATAGgagttgcaaaacctgtgcccacaactCCCCCTTCACCTCCGTACAAGTTCCCAAAAGAGGCAGagttttacctgtacttccacacatcatttactgtatctgttgctcccaatgtggtctcttctacattgcatgtaggcatcctgtctccccagagtgcttcagagaacatctccaggacacccagaccaaccaaacCCACCGTctcactctgtcaaggacatgcaggtcctgcgccTCATCCATCGCTACTCCataaccaccagatgcctggaggatgaatgcctcatcttccgcctcgggaccattcaaccccacggcatcaatatggacttcaccagtttgctcatttctcttcctcccaccttatcccagttccagccttccaacgcagcaccaccctcatgacgtgtccatcttccttcacacctatccactccaccctctccagtCTATCACCATTACTCCCACCTCAGTCTATCTATCAcaatctcagctaccttccccacctccccctcccctcccccccccccttcccatttctctctccacctctttGGCTCACAACCTCATttggcttttgtccgaaacatggattctcctgctctgcaACTAACAAGTGGCATTGactggcacagaaggacgctTAGGCCCCTTTCTACATCCAGacatcattcatgatgaagggcccttacctgaaacattaactctcctgctcctcagatattgcctgacgtgctgtgcttttccagtgtcacacttttcgactatgatctccaacatctgcagtcctcactttctccacaccccAACTTATGACAAATTAAACAATGGACCtgctttctgctttttttttaaacctagaGCAAAACCTATAACGTAATACtgtggtactgcatttgccatgtgtttgccaattgagacacagGTCTGGACTAACTATTCCAGAGCCggtcccctccctggattcattCCCTTTCATTTCAGTTGCTGGAAGTCAACAATTAAAacccagaatgaaaaaaaatacaaaaggtGGTGAGAAAAGTGAGTGTTGTACTTATAAATATTGGACAGAAGAATGAAGTTGCAGTCTggagtgaagctcaatcttcattcagagagagatgaACATCATCAACTTCATGATCGAACTGACGCAGACAATAGcagggctctgattggcaggaggaccacgCTCCTTCTGGTCCTCCAGGTCTCCCCAATGGTTCAATAAAAGAAAGTTCGCACGCCGTTTCGGTGGACAGCGAGAAGCATGCGCAGAATTCTGGGACACTAAAGAACATGCGCAGTGCCTGCTGACACCGAGAAGCATGTGCAATATGCTCTGTGATGTCCTTGGTATTATAGGCGGATTTTGTGTACAAATGGCAATAGTAGAAAAAAGGCTGGAGCGACAACTTAtgttccttttgcattttgtccaGCTACTCAActtttgtatatctttcccccagggtaggggagtcccaaAAGAGAGGGCGtaagtttagaatgagaggggaatgattcaaAAGGATCACATTGATTAGAAAAAAATTGTAAAATTCCCCTCAAGAAACGCCCTgtgaggatgttgtgaaacttgagaggctTCAGAAACGATTTGTCACAATGTTGCTAGgattgagctatcgggagaggcttgaataggctggggctgttttccctggaacatcagaggctgaggatttATCTTGTAGGGGTTTATAATATCATAAAAGGCACgattagggtaaatagataaggtcgaTAAGAATGAGAGGGTATCAGTttcggatgagaggggaaagatttaaagagagaggggtcagtgtcCTACAAACTGTAACCCACTCCTCCCACAGCAATCATGTTTCAATATACGCGTGGCTAAGGCagtagaatcatataatccctggaggccattcaccccatcgaaTTCACACCAATCTTCCAAATAGCATCCAACCCAAACCCTACCCTACAGccctgcagttccccatggctaacccaccattTCTAAACACTTAAGCACAGCCGATCCATCCTAAACTGCAGAcctttggcttgtgggaggaaaccagagcacccagaggtaacccacgAGACacaaggaggagaacatgccaaAGACGTCACTCGAGGGCGAAATTGAATCAGGGTCCCTGGCACGGAGGCAGTTCCTCTCCACTGCAGCCCTCTCTCAGGTTCCCCCTTACCTGCCTAATCAGAACACTCTGGAGAGGAATGACCGTCTGCCAGAATAGAGTGTCCGGTTAACTTTCCCCCTTTCCCACACAATGTGTCTGCAGCCTGGTTTCCAGATTCATTTCTCTGAGCCGCAGGTCCTCCAGCATGTGTTTCCCATTGATGACAGAATCCAGAGTCTCCCACCTTCAGCAAATTGAAAGACAATCCCACCCTACGCTCTCCAATGTGTGTTTTGTCATGGTTCAATCGTTTCtcgtggctgagcagaggctgatagccaagttcgaaaCCCACAAGGAGGGCCTCAACTAGAACCCCACTGTACTGTTCATgttttttcacacacacacacactccatcaagcACACACTTTACCAAAATGTACACAGGCAAACACACTCGCATTCATGCACACACAAgtgtatggggtgaatttgcatttgcaaaataTTTGCAGATATttgattttgctcaaaaaaaCTGCACAATCGGCAGGCAGTCATAAAATCATAATGAtgcatagcacggaaacagaccctttggcgcaatttgtccatgccaatccatctaacattttataaatttctactttggaaatagactTAAAattggaatactgacagactctaacctcacacctttcatgcattgtctgagctgagaagttACTCATTTTTATAAAATGTTAAATTATCCCAAACGTGTGACCTAAAAATAAATTCtgggtttacatattaataaaccgAAACCTGCAAatcactctaaaagatgaaagatttaacagcaatctatttGCTCAATATATCATTTCTGTTACATGACATtgatcttttgctacaaattctgtcttatgatcctgatccacagctacccgatgaaggagcagcactccgaaagctagtgcttacaaataaaccggttggacgataacctgatggtgtgtgatttttaaactttgtccacccaatccAACAACAGCTCCTCCATATCATTTctagtgaacacagcccacaAACCCTGGTgttgccagtaaactttacaatgctgatgaaacaatggagtacctgcactcctgaaaaatttaAAATTTCTAACGATACTAGCTACTCTTTCACTGCTCCTTCTGATACTACATTGGAAATTTTGAGCTGGAGGTTGAAAGAAATTAGCAGCTTTAAAAGAAAAACCTGTTGGATCCcgcagctttcaatgagagtctgagtcagctcaggtaacctttattgtgatCCAATGTTTGTTACAGATCTCCCCAGCAAGAAGGCAGACAAAAAGTAGCTTTTTCTTAAAACAGCTCAAGCTCAAAGCACATACacttccccccaccaccccacccagctgggaatttgtgttgcagacatttcgtcccctgtctaggtgacatcctcagtgcttgggagcctcctgtgaagtgcttctgtgacgtttcctccagcatttatagtggagaaaacatcacagaagcacttcacaggaggctcccaagcactgaggatgtcacctagacaggggacgaaatgtctgcaacacaaattcccagctcggcgatcagaaccacaacaatgagcacccaagctacaaatcttctcacaacctTTGAACCCCCACCCACTTTAGTATTGGTCAGGACTGAGCTGTCCCtatgtaattggatccttggtacctTAACCTGTAGggagtattgcctcactcagcactATCAATGCACACACCTGtatccaagtaagtttctccccaCTATTTGCCAGGGCAGGGAGTAGGAGATGGatgcagtcaagagtcaaccacacatctgtgggtctgaagtcacgtgTTAAGGATGCATCTGGGACAACCAAGTGAATCCTTTCTGACAACGGCAGTTCCCTTTCCTAAAAAGTACAAGTGAATCAGGTGGGGCTTTTTCCTCCTGAAAATGGtttcatcattagattctgaactccagatttcagaccgaattccaattccaccatcggcCGTGGCAAGATGCAAACCCAGGATCCCCAGAACAGGGTTGATAGTCCAGTCAATAATGGCACTGGGCCATTGCTCCTTCAATCTTCCTGCGATGGCAtatgaactcgctggtgcctccgcaggtgggaggagcgggtgaaTCCCTTcctgcactgagagcaggtgaacggcctctccccagtgtgtacCCGCTGGTGGGTCTGCAGGCCAGAAGAATcaatgaatcccttcccacactgagagcaggtgaatggcctctccccagtgtggaccctctggtgggtcagcagggtggaagACTtgatgaatcccttcccacactgagagcaggtgaagggtCGCTCCCCTgtatggacccgctggtgggtcagcaaggTGGAAGAATtgatgaatcccttcccacactgagagcaggtgaacggcctctctccggtgtggacccgctggtgggtcaggagTGCAGCTGACTGAACGAAGCCCTTCCCACACAttgagcaggtgaacagcttctctccagtgtggacccgctggtgtgtCTGCAGGTTGCCCATCTGACTGAATCCCTGCCCACACACTGAGCATGTGAACGGCTTCTCAccagtgtggatccgctggtgagTCAGCAGTGtagatgactgagtgaatcccttcccgcacacagggcaggtgaatggcctctccccggtgtgtacCCGCTTATGGGTCAGCAGTCTAGATGACTGAGCAAACCCCTTCCCGCACATGGGGCACGTGAACGGCTTCTCTCCAGTATGGACCCGCTGATGCGTCTGCAGGTTGCCCATctgactgaatcccttcccacatgtGGAAcaagtgaatggtctctccccggtgtgtatGCGCTGGTGTCTCACGAGGTGGGATGCTTCAGTGAATCTGTgcccacactgagagcaggtgaacggcctctccccggtgtgaacacgTCTGTGGTTTTCCAACGCCGATGGGGAAgagaatcctttcccacagtccccacatttccatggCTTCCCCATTGGGAGAGGGAGCTTTCCTTGCGTTGCTCAGGGTTGAAAATACAAATAGAACAAGTATGCAGTCTCTCCCTACCGTGAGGGGTGAGATTTTGATCCCCCAAACTGAGAAAATGACATGAAGCACTTTTTAGTGCACTGAATCTCCCACACtcgggtgtctcagtattcttcctgccacagtGTCCAAAATTTCTCAAGCAAACATTTTTTCCCCAATTTGAATGATTGCTGATGTTCAAGTCCCAATGAATCAAGTGACTCCATCAGAAATCGATGTatcatttgctttcagatttctttctgcaggtctttctgcaaaaaaaattcacaaaataagAGATCATGGTCAGTACTGTTAAATGAACATAACGAGGTTGACAATTCCTGTAGATTGCCAGATGATTGCATACTATCCAGGACACAGAAACCCAAAAACCCTCATGCAACCAGATAGCCTTCTGTGTGTACGGAGGAAAACTTCATTTCGGTGACAACGACTTGGAACAAGCTGCCTACAAaggtgctggaaatggagctgaatcaggGACGTGACAATGAAATGTCAAGGCTACTTGAGAAAGGAAAGCCAGTaaagttgctgaatgacttccttctgTCCTATTAAATAAGGAAGATGACAAGAAATACAGACATATGTCCATTACTACATTAGAAGGTGAAGAGTAATTTTATATCAATGTgccaatcccttaaatgctgcttGGTTCCATGAGAAACTACCCTTTCAATTGTGAACATGAGGAAACAAGCAATCCTTTACGAGTCTGCAAACTGTATACGTGCCAAACTGTGGGAATACGTAAGGAAAATACCTTTAAGAGGGTCAAGAGAGCATCTGAGCACCTTTGCAGAGTCTGCTCCTTCCCTGGATTCAGTCCAGTTGCTACAAACCTACGGTgtctcaccccactctctctccctcccagaatGAGGAACAGAAAGGGGAAAACATTGCTTTGCTCCTAGATGTTGCCCAGAGAAAGGGAGGTTCCCTTTGGGACTGAGAGAACACTTTGCAAACTCTCCTCCAAGTCAACGTGGTTTAGTTCAAGCAAAGCATGGggtttaattttagcttcacatTCACAGAAAGCCTCATTATCTGTGAATCTAACATTTTACTCCTCCCTCCACTCCATGGAAATAGCAATTTCTGAGACTCCACAGTTGAAGTTGTTACCTGCTGTAAGGGCTTTGGTAAAAACGGTTTATTTTGTGAACCATTTCAATTCAATCCCATCCTTGCCATttaacacagaggatggttcacatgtggattgaacttcctgaggaagtggaggatgcaGGATCCAAAAGACATCAATTGGAAAGGTTGGAAGGATACAGGCCAGGAACAAGCAGGAGTGATGGGTTTTATTTGAGATTATGGttagcgtggactggttggaatcTACTTCCATGCTGTGAGACTAGATGGCAGATTCacagttgcttgaaagtggactcgcgggtacacaggatagtgaagatgttTGGTACACTtcacaggatattggtttggccagttttggagtattgcgtgcaattctggtaccAGTGATCCCACCTTGACACACAGTACACCAGAGATAGTGACTAAAATTGACAGGGACACACAAAATCATTAAATCCCTGCagcgcagaaagaggccatttggccaattgaaTGCATCgtgtatatgagttgggaggtcatgttgcggctgtacaggatactgGTTCAGCTACTttgcattcgattctggtctccctgctataggataaGAAGGATTTTGTggaacttgagagggtgcagaaaaaattgataaaggatgttgcttggattggagggtttgaggtacaaagagaggctgaatagaatggagctgttttccctggagcattggagtctGAGGTTTGTAAActcatgagcagcatggatagggtaaataggcaaggtcttttttcctGGCTGGTGGTgcccaaaacaagagggcataggtttaggggtgaAGAGGGGAAACacttaaaagggacataaggagcaactttttcacacgtgctgcgtgtatgaaatgtgctgcagaggaagtggctggtacaattatattcAAAAGGCATGTAGATGGACATGTGAATAgggtgggtttggagggatatgggccaaatgctgacaaatggaactagatatACATGGGATATCTTGTCAGCTTGGATGTGTTGGTTGGaaaagtctatttctgtgctgtatatccttATGTCTActtgataacagatgctttattttTGTTGATGTTGTTATAAATCATAGCTGGACACTAATATTTAGATAAGggacagaattcctcaagtagggcacgACAAGAATCCTTGGAGATTGTACTTCTAGTATACTTCCAAGTGAACAAATATAAAGCACGagaatctatttatttctaaCTTTGTTTCACTTTTCATGTTTTATTCCCTGCTATGATGACTCTCTGTCTGGACAGTTGACAGActgggagattgtgggttgggCCTTCATTTATTGAACGTTTTATTGTTCCAGAAAGTGTAAAAGGGGGACAAAACTTCAGCAGAAAACCTGCAGAGCTGAAAACAGACTACATCTTactctgtgggaacagggagatcaagaggacagagaaatcagaacctgaaatctgagctgacaccagactaccaTGTTATCaatgctttgattagcagtgccgACCGTCTACCTTTACCTCACTTCCCAATGGATTTGAATGCCACGTATCCCCTCGATATTCAGGATCGAATCCTtatcatcctgaagccatgtctctgtcGGGAGTCTGAAATCATAATTACTCTCGTCAATGTGCGCagtcaattcattcacttttgttacaatgcagcacacattcagtcagttttttagtttcaatttttgtgatctttTGAATGCAGCATTGATTTTTGGTGGATTGATGAAAAAGGATTAGGAGAATCATTCTGAGATTCATTTCACACATTCCCCTTCATTGCTCAccggccttgatttggattggttttgctaaattgcccacagtgccaaTGGATGTACAGGTTGGTGGATTAGCCAATCAGAAATACTGagttatagtttcatagtaataaaAGCaggataggccatttggcccatcgaatctgctccaccattcgttaAGATAGcagctgatctatccatcgtctcaACTCCTGCTGCTTGTAATAACCCAACTACTCAATTTCCCTACCAtacaaaaacccatccaacagtgtcttgaatgtacttaatgaagctgcctctactgcttccttgggcagagaagtccatagattcactactctctgggaaaagttgttcctcttcatctctgccctaaatCTACTCTGCATAATCTTGAGTCCATGTCCCCTcatcctagtctcacccaccagcagaaacaacTTGGTATGGTGGGGGATGTGCGCTGGtggcatgctctttggaggggtcggtgtggacttgatggaccaaaggcttgcttccacactgtagggcttctttAATTTCCTGCAGTTGCGTTTGCCCCGGATCATAGCACCCAGAATCTCCCATCTTCTGCAATTCAAAAGACaggtcccaccctgccctcttgtATGTGTGTTATCTAACTGCTTAATCGTTTCGAGTGAATACAGCCCATACCTCCCGCTgttgccagtaaactttacaatgctgatgaaacaatgCAATATCTGCAGTAATGAAAATCATAAGGCTTCTAACAATACCATTTATTGATTCACTGCTCCTTCTGATGCATAGCACTGGAAATACAATGTTAGAAGCTGCAAGAAGGGACCAACTTAAAACAAAAATACACCGAACACTTCACTAGGCTCCCCAATCAGCACACTTTACTTACTGCCAGTAAACCTTAAAccacttcatccccacagtgcaacgAATACCTACTTTTAACCAATATACCAGATGAGCTccctcactcagttgctgtctcacaaatgaaaCATTTCACTGTAACTTCCTCTGCTCCcagtaagggcaaaacatctttgaaagctgctctgaaaggccAGTCTTCACGACAATTCTGCTTTCACCGAAGACAATTAGagtctcacagcacagaaacagatccttctgtccaactcatttgtgctgaccagatatccgaacttaatcaggttccatttgccagcatttggcccgtacccctctgaacccttcttattcaagtatctatctagatgtcttttatatattgtaattgtaccagcctccaacacttctgtTGGcggcttgttccatacacgcaccaccctctgtgagaaaaagttggctgtaaggttccttttaaatctttcccctctcacctcaaatttaagccctctagttttatACCCCCTATCCTGtgcaaaagattagattacttacagtgtggaaacagacccttcagcccaacaagtccacaccgacccgccgaagcgcaacccacccataccccttacctaacactacgggcaatttagcatagccaattcacctgacccgcacatctttgtgactgtgggaggaaaccagagcacccggaggaaacccacgcagacacggggagaacgtgcaaactccacacagtcagtcgcctgaggtgggaattgaacccaggtgcctggcgctgtgaggcagcagtgctaaccactgtgccaccgtgccgcccactaaagatcttggctattcaccatatccacgtCCCTTATAAA from Hemiscyllium ocellatum isolate sHemOce1 chromosome 27 unlocalized genomic scaffold, sHemOce1.pat.X.cur. SUPER_27_unloc_1, whole genome shotgun sequence includes:
- the LOC132807148 gene encoding zinc finger protein 420-like, whose amino-acid sequence is MEKPEESHPVEKPWKCGDCGKGFRVPSALETHRRSHTGERPFSCPECGKAFSDFSALLLHRWGHTGERPFSCPECGKAFSKSYSLLRHQWVHTGKRPFSCPTCGKAFNDSSALLNHRRVHTGERPFSCLECRKGFTRYSHLVSHQRVHSGEKPFHCPECGKAFSNSSNLLTHRRVHTGERPFRCPECRKGFTCSSDLLKHRRVHTGERPFGCPECGKGFTQSSDLLAHLRVHTGERPFACPKCMRRFTLSSNLRKHQRVHTGERPFTCSQCGHRFTEASHLVRHQRIHTGERPFTCSTCGKGFSQMGNLQTHQRVHTGEKPFTCPMCGKGFAQSSRLLTHKRVHTGERPFTCPVCGKGFTQSSTLLTHQRIHTGEKPFTCSVCGQGFSQMGNLQTHQRVHTGEKLFTCSMCGKGFVQSAALLTHQRVHTGERPFTCSQCGKGFINSSTLLTHQRVHTGERPFTCSQCGKGFIKSSTLLTHQRVHTGERPFTCSQCGKGFIDSSGLQTHQRVHTGERPFTCSQCRKGFTRSSHLRRHQRVHMPSQED